The Shewanella pealeana ATCC 700345 genome contains the following window.
TTACCAATATTCTCCAGCCGGCATAACTTCCTTCTTTTCTTGTGTACTCGTTAACTTTAGTCCAAGGCTCAAGTTGAAATGTTTCCCAAGTGGTCGTCCACATGGCTGGTGAGCTGTCACTGCCCCAGCCACCATTGGGCAGGTACTCAAAATCGACTTCGCTGTAACTGGGATCTAATGGGAACTCTAGCGGACTAATGGTATAGAAAGTTTGAATAACTTCATCTCCATCTGGCCCATAAGTTGGTGTGTCACGGAAGAACACTCTCGATGCATAGGTTCCTTCTAGGTACTTACGTTTGTGACAAAACTGAGTGTGACGTGTATTCGTCCCTCCTCCGGCGGTAACAGAGCTCATTCTAATCGCCCCGCGATTAGCATCCTTAAGCTCAGGATGAAAACTCAAACCTTCAGCAGACCATGTTGCCCCAGCAATACCAGGATGACCGGTTTCAGTTCTGGCTTTCCAACCGTTACTATTAAAGCTCTTGACGTCGGTATAACTAAATTCATCGAAGAAAACCTGTTCATTGCCTTCTTGTGACTGATTAGCTTGAGACTGATTTGCTTGAGAAAAGTTAGAAAAACCCAAAGATACTGCAAACGTTAATATTGATAAGCTCTGTAATGTATTCATCATATTTCTATATCCTTTAGATTTAATGACAACGCTGTCAAACCTATCATTATACTTTTACACTTGTTATCACCCATTAGTCGTATTCCCTTCATACAAACAACAATAAAGAGTCTACTACCGTTAACAAGTAAGCATATTCAAACTGCTGTTGGCGTATCGCTCTTGGACGTGTGCCTCTTCTGGCCCATAAGCGTGTTGTTGTGTTCTGTAGTCCAAAGCGAGCCTCATTCTGGAACCATGATTTTGGTAAACCTGACGACTCGCTCTAATGCGACGCTGCCAGAAATGTTAAGGATCGTTTCCAGTTGGAACTTTTTTAAAAGCAGCTTGGACTTCAGTAGATTGTTTGGGGTGTTTCGAGCGACTCGTTACCCAGCTAAAACCTAATTGTTCCAGCAACTTGTAAATCGCATTAGGATGGAAATCAACATTAAACTGTTGTTGGATATATTTAAGGATGGCGTCCCCGGTAAGTCTGCCACCAGAGCTACTTTTGCACTGTTCTTCTATATCGGCACTAAGTTGCTGTTTTTGAATTGAGCTCAAGTAGCTATCACGACCTTTATTCTTCTTGGCACCCAATCCTTTGAGGCCGCTCGAAAGGTACTTGGCTACCCAAGCGTTAACAGTGGACCGGGCCACTTTGAGTCTCAGCGCTATAAGTTTTCAAATGAAAATACTGATTAAGAAAGGTGCTTATATTAGATCACAACTCATTACTGATTGGTATTAGCAGCTGGAAATGACCGTATCGGTTCGCGCAGCGAAAACATGGGGTAAAAGTAAAGTACTTGGAATACGTAGTATTTAGCCTTGCTTGAACGCGGAGAAGTTCATCTTCGTAGCGGGAGAGCAAGGCACACGGAAGTGCCGAATGCCGGAAACGCATGGATGCAGTTTCTG
Protein-coding sequences here:
- a CDS encoding glycoside hydrolase family 16 protein; its protein translation is MMNTLQSLSILTFAVSLGFSNFSQANQSQANQSQEGNEQVFFDEFSYTDVKSFNSNGWKARTETGHPGIAGATWSAEGLSFHPELKDANRGAIRMSSVTAGGGTNTRHTQFCHKRKYLEGTYASRVFFRDTPTYGPDGDEVIQTFYTISPLEFPLDPSYSEVDFEYLPNGGWGSDSSPAMWTTTWETFQLEPWTKVNEYTRKEGSYAGWRILVMTVEKDEVNYYVDGKLISTHSENVAPEKLMSINFNLWFMPKGADGSIGPVDSDELREYQQDIDWVFHIANDIITPQQVLNQVASLQAQDIKHIDGVAERRPALPSPCGL
- a CDS encoding helix-turn-helix domain-containing protein, with translation MGAKKNKGRDSYLSSIQKQQLSADIEEQCKSSSGGRLTGDAILKYIQQQFNVDFHPNAIYKLLEQLGFSWVTSRSKHPKQSTEVQAAFKKVPTGNDP